A region of the Curvibacter sp. AEP1-3 genome:
AAGAGTGGTGTAGCTTGCGGTACCCATGGGATTACATGGTGTGGATGCGGTCAACCATCTCTTGCGCAAAGGTCACGAAGGACTGTGCCCCCTTGGAGTTGGGGTCGAACACCACACCGGGGACTCCATAACTAGGCGCCTCTGCCAGACGCACGTTGCGGGGAATGACGGTGTCGAATACCTTGTCGCCGAAGTGGGCCTTGAGTTGATCGCTCACCTGGTTCTGCAAAGTAATGCGGGGGTCAAACATCACGCGCAGCAGGCCGATGATTTGCAGGTCGTCGTTGAGGTTGGCCTTGACCTGCTTGATGGTGTTGACCAGATCGGTCAGACCTTCGAGGGCGAAGTATTCGCACTGCATGGGCACGATCACGCCATGAGCGCAGCACAGGCCGTTGAGGGTGAGCATGCTCAAGGAGGGCGGGCAGTCGATGAGTACGAAGTCGTATTCGTGGTCCACCACGGCCAGCGCCTGCTTGAGGCGGCGCTCACGCCGTTCCAGCTCCACCATTTCCACTTCGGCACCCGCCAGTTCGCGGTTGGCACCCAGGATGTCGTAGCTGCATCCACCTTCGATCAACTTCTCGCTTTGGGTGCGGGCTT
Encoded here:
- a CDS encoding ParA family protein, encoding MAKIFCVANQKGGVGKTTTTVNLAAGLAKVGQRVLMIDLDPQGNATMGSGVDKRKLELTVYDVLLESATVAEARTQSEKLIEGGCSYDILGANRELAGAEVEMVELERRERRLKQALAVVDHEYDFVLIDCPPSLSMLTLNGLCCAHGVIVPMQCEYFALEGLTDLVNTIKQVKANLNDDLQIIGLLRVMFDPRITLQNQVSDQLKAHFGDKVFDTVIPRNVRLAEAPSYGVPGVVFDPNSKGAQSFVTFAQEMVDRIHTM